Within Antennarius striatus isolate MH-2024 chromosome 22, ASM4005453v1, whole genome shotgun sequence, the genomic segment TGCTTATTTCATCTGCTCTGTCCCTTCTAGAACCATCATGCCCTGGGAGGGCCCCATTTCTCAGCTCACcatggttaccatggtgatatGAAACCAGTGTGAAAAGTTGACAatccacacaaactcacacagacaGTCAGTTATTGGCTCGcacagccagccagccagtTTGGCCGGCAGGTGTGTGTAATGGACAGGTGTAAGCATGTGGGGCGACTGCGGCTGGCCCCAGACCACTCCATCCTCAACCCCCAGAAGTGGCACTGCATGGACTGCAACACCTCAGAGTCTATATGGGCGTGTCTGGGTTGTGCTCATGTGGCGTGTGGACGCTACATTGAAGAACATGCTGTTCAGCATTTCCAGCAGCAGGGCCACCCGTTGGCTATCGAGGTTAATGaactttatgttttttgttatttgtgtgaCGACTATGTCTTGAATGATAATGCCACCGGGGACCTGAAACTACTTCGTAGTACCCTCAGCGCCATCAAAAGCCAGCGCTATGAGGTGACCACCCGCAGTGGGCGCACCTTACGCTCTGCGAGCGCTGTCCTTGAAACCGTCATGCCGTCAGGTGCTCGGGAATTGCAGCTGAGGGACGAGGACAGGATGTTTACTGCACTTTGGCACCGGCGTAGGGCTCTTATGGGCCGTGTTTTCCGCATTTGGTTTGGATTGACTGAGTGCGGAAAGAAGAgggaggaagcagagagaaagaaggaggaggaggaagagcaaaaAAAGGAGGCGAGGGAGAGGAGGCGGACTCTGAAGAGGCAGCAACAGGAGGAGCTGGTGAGTGCTCCTCTGAGGAAGAGTCGTCGGCTACGTCGGAAGAGCCAGAGAGTTGCAGATGCATCAGCCGCAAAACCAGCTCAGAGGGCAAGTAAGAGGACGAGAACTCCTGTGACCTCATCACTCACCCGCAGGTCAAGGACTCGAAGCCCAGCCACTGTCGCTCTCAAGAAAGTTCGACGGACAAAAAAGGCCCAGAAAACTCCCAAATCACCCAGGAAGCGCTCTTTGACCACCAAATCTACACCTAAAAGACCTTCAGCAACCTCCTGCTCTGCCCGAACACCTGTTCGCCGCAAGCAGAGTACGAAACAGGAGGGCTCACCCTTTAAACGTCGTCCCACTGTAACCCCTGGGGTGACAGGCTTAAGAAATTTAGGCAACACCTGTTATATGAACTCCATTCTGCAAGTGCTGAGCCACTTGCATGTCTTCAGAGAGTGCTTTCTGCGTCTGGATCTGACCCAGGCACTAGAGCTGCTAGCATCCGCTGTCCATGGCCAACTGACGGGGAAAGCCTCGTCACAGTTCTCCATGACCCAAAGGAAGGGATTCCAGACCAGTTCAGGCTCTGGGGCAGGGTTGAGTGGTGGGGCCTCACGGGGCCGCAGTATGGAGTTGATACAACCAAAAGAGCCCAGCTCAAAGCACATCTCTCTCTGCCATGAGCTCCACACTTTGTTCCAGGTTATGTGGTCAGGCAAGTGGGCACTGGTATCCCCTTTTGCCATGCTCCACTCAGTGTGGCAGCTTATCCCAGCGTTCAGGGGTTACGCGCAGCAGGACGCACAGGAGTTCCTGTGCGAGCTGCTGGACAAAGTGCAGCATGAACTGGAGAGCACTGGCAAGCACACAACCACCGCAAAAGTCCCTCAGAAACGACTCATCAAACAGGTGCTCAGTGTGGTCAACACCATCTTTCACGGACAGCTCCTCAGCCAGGTAGGAAACACGCTGGCACTCGCGTCGCTGTAGTCACTAACAGTCGAGTAACTCAGCAGTTGTCATGAGCTTCGTTACCCATGGTGCATGCACTCACGAACACTCTGGATCAGGACACACACTGTGGTTTCATCAGTGATTTATCAAACGTGGTAATAGATTGTTTATTCAACAACTAGAAAAAACAACTCACTTTACAGCAGAAGTTGTACGATCTTGTTAATCTGTGTGTTGAGTGTAATTGTGAGATTTTGTCAAACACATGGCATATGAGATACTGTTTACAATGTTTGGATGCATACAGCAACATACACAAGTTCTGCGTAACTGAGATGGAAGAGAGTGGAAGTGGAGACAAGAGATGAGTGTCTACTTTCGGAGGCTGAGCACACACTGTGACACCTGCTCCTTCTGAATAGAGGCTGTGTAGAAGGGGTTTAGGGTATTTTGGCCCAGTTTAAACTACAAACTGCCTTAAACTGCCCTTAATGCAATGATCACTTTGCATAAAGTGTGTAATTTAAGTTTGCATTATGTATAAAAAGTGGAACCACTTCCCACCTTGTGTTTTATCCTTCTGTAGTTTTGTTGACTTAAAGTCACATAAGAACAGTCCCtagttgtttaaaatgttaaatgtctATTAAAGCATCACATCCATCTCCTGTGACCATGCTTATGtgttcatttctctctctttgacCTTCAGGTGACGTGTCTGGCCTGTAATCATCGTTCCAACACTGTGGAACCTTTCTGGGATCTGTCCCTGGAGTTCCCTGAGCGCTACCACAGTAATAGGGAGTCGACTGCTCAGGCTTCATGCCACCTGACAGAAATGCTGGCCAAGTTCACAGAGACCGAAGCACTGGAGGGAAACATCTACGCCTGTGACCACTGCAACTGTAAGTTAAAGAACATGGACATAAAGACAGACGTATTTGAAGAAAGAGATAGTAAAATGTTTACTTCTGGCAAGGATATGCATCACAAATCCAGGCTGCGGCTTGGTCTGCTTTTAATGttccctccccaattccaattTTTAATGAAGGACATtaaggaccacggatcagtttggggaaataaatgtcaaatacagtgttgttggacatctggcagctgtgtgaCTTTAATTAGAAAGAGTATAATGTGGGACATTTTAAAGCAATTAAACACCGATGATGACTAAAGATACTAGAATGTACAACTGGGAAAGTGATCGTCTTAATGTATGAGGCAGAATTGGAGGCGTTTGGTATTTGGAAATGACCCCAGTGTGTCTGGGTATATTTTCAGGGATAGAGCAGGTTATTCCATGTAACACTGAGTTTGAACCTTAGAATGTGTTTTGTTCGTTCGATCGTCCTGATCTCGCTATCAGAACAAATTGATGAGTTGTGTGGAAGCAGAAGGAATCATTGTCTCATTCTAAGCCAGCTGATCTCAGGTGTTATGAAATCATGTCATAACATGTAAGGAAAGGTAACACCATAGGCATGAATAACAACAGGACATTGAAGCTATATAAAATCAAAGCTGCTGAAGGACATTAAATGGTCTTTTTGTCACCATTTGGTTTTGTCTGGCATGACTATATACAGGTAGTTTATATTGATTAGACTTGGTATACTTTGATATATGGAAAATAGATGGAGACATTTGAGACAAAATTAGCAAATTGGTGAAAGTTGGAAGTCATTTTGCCTTGTTAACTTGGTTTAGTCTAGTACTGACTAAATAGTCAAGTGTCAATACAGTAATTTACTTTAATGTGTTTAGTATGACTTAACCTGTGTGACATGCTATGGAGCTGTCAGAATCTAAAAAAGAATTTAACACAGACGCAAGTCAGAAACATTCTATCACATGAATAATTGATACAAACGCGTAGTTTCAAGTCAGGAACTTTGTTGTAAAAACCAAATGTGTCAGATTAATCAGCCTACAATATAATTACATATAATTAtcaaattcatattttatcaatACAGAACTTAAataattttatctttatttaaaaggAGGTTTTGTCCAGTCAGCAGCATAACATAtgtatcacttcctgtttgcagctgCTCGGCGGCGGACAACCTCAAAATCAGTCCTCCTGACTGAAGCACGGAAGCAGCTGATGGTCCACAAACTGCCGCAGGTCCTGCGGCTTCACCTCAAACGCTTCAGGTATGATGATAATTCCTGATGTTATATATTGTTCCTGGAAGGTATTGGTGCTCTAATCTGAGACGAGTTATTCCAGTTGACTTTGTGTCTTGTGATTGGTCCTCAGGTGGTCTGGGCGTAACCACCGAGAGAAGATTGGCGTCCACGTACGCTTCGACCAGCTTCTCAACATGGAGCCCTACTGCTGCAGGGAGCCCACCCCCAAAGTTGTGTCCTGCTCCAGTTCCAGCAGTACCAGTTCTACGGCTCTGCCGCGACCAAAGCACTTCCTCTACAACCTCTCTGCTGTGgtgatgcatcatgggaagggCTTCGGTTCGGGTCACTACACCTCCTACTGCTACAACACAGAGGGCGGTAAGCGAAGAGGATTGTTTTGAAAGACCTGGATGGTGTTTAAGTATGATGTCAAATGGTGTATAGACTATGTGTTTCAGCTAAAGGAGGAAGAAGTCCAGTGTATTATCAACAATAAACTCCAACCATCTGTCTGTGCTTGCTTTACTGTCTCACATTTCCCATCAACTGTAATTTCGTCAGCTGCCTCTCTGCATCTTAATTCTTTAAATGAACTCTGACCCTCTTTAATGTCTGGAATGCATTTAGAAGAATAGGAAATGTTGACATAGAGAGGGAATATAACATGTGCCGGCTTCAGTGTGAACACTGACGTGTTTTTGCTTCTTGGAGGGCTGACTTCATGTTGAATCGTTTCTCCTTCAGGTTTCTGGGTTCACTGTAATGACTCTAAGCTGAATGTGTGTTCAGTAGAGGAGGTCTGCAGAGCTCAGGCCTACATCCTTTTCTACACACAGCGAGTAACTCAGGATAAAGACCGGCTGCTATAGGACCACAACCCCCTggaccaccatcaccacctcctcctccctcaccccGCTGCAGTCTGACCACTCAGCGAGAAGACATCAGCACAGCCCCACCCATCACTCTTCTCCCCTCTGGGCATTTTATATCCTTTGAGGATGGGTATTTGAAGTCTATTTttctaaatgagaaaaaaaaaagaggaccgGTTCTGCTTTGTGAACTTCTTGTATATGATGTTTATATGTCggtattttttttgaaaaatgacacTTGTGATATGTGTATAGTTATTTTATAAAGAGAGAATCTGCCAAGATGTGTCACAGTAGCAGCCAACACACTGTTCGCACCTCCACAGGTTGCACAGGTGCAATCCTGTTTCTGCCTACCTGCTTTTTGGTGGCTTGTTGATTGTAAATGCTGTTTGTTGAAATCAATGTTTCTCAGTCACTTTAGGTAGTTGTCAAAGAACTGGATGTCAGGTTGTAACATGTCATTCACTCCCTGGAAATGGCCTCCCTATGTTTTAAACAAGGTTTTGATAGATGCTAACAACTTTTAGCCACTTTCCTGTCagatgcactaatttttataacACAAGATTTTcagctttgtttttattcagtgttGTTTAATGGTTAAAGATCTGTGTACAAGCAGGGcagtaaggtttttttttgtttgttttttaaacttttacccaAAAGTGTTTCTGGGTCTGTTAGGAAAAATTGGCAGACCTCAAGCCAAAGCCTTGGGGTAagtttatggaaaaaaaacctctcagCAATTTTAAAACGGTTcgtttgctgtatttttttttttcccttaagGAGGGAAAATTTCCAAAGGATGTTTTTTGGCTAAATGCTGCCACCTCTGTGCTCAAGAAAGACAGGCGTTTTTCAGATTGGCAGGTCAGATTCTTTTTTTGACATATCACGATGGATTTTAGAAAGGTTGAAAAACTTCTGACTAACAAAAAGAATCAGAACAACATTTGGAGACTGTTTGAAACTAAGCTCACATCAGATTTTGGCTGCTGTGGTTGCTTAAATCCAAAATGACGAGGTACAACTGGGCAGAATCAATGCTGCGTATTAGACAACCTTTTCCAGTTTGGACAAACTGATTTTAAGATGTATAAAACCGTGTAGACGGtcttttaaatttagaaatcTGCCATCTGAACTAGGCCTGAACTATCCCCACCCAAACAGATGCTTGTGTTCAAGTAAAGTGCCATGTTGTTCagaaagtttatatatttttgtaattcCATTTCAAGTGAAATCTGCACTGCTGCAGTCCCATCCAGTCCAGCATTTGgattatgaatgtatttttaaactGTCCTCAGAGGTTTTACAAGTTTTATACAACCGTTGATTGTTCGACACCACCAGCAGTTACGACAGAGTTCCTCCACCGTTTAGGTGTGTGTACTGTATCTGTACATAGTGTGTTCCGTTCAGTATGATGTCCAAAGTAAACAGGATTGCTGTCAATAGAATGTGATATTCATCTCCATACTGGAGAAAGTTAAAAGGTTTTCATCATCAATgatcaattttattttcctccgtTGTTAGACATTGGCATTTTGGTTCTTTCTACatggatgtctgtgtgtgagtgtgtaaatTTAAGAAAGTTATACTATGCAAATTATtacctcaattttttttctagagAAAATTACCTCAAtaaatgagaatattttttcatttttctacagaagatcttcttttcctttcggcttttcccttcaggggtcgccacagcgaatcaattgcctccatcagTGTCTTTTCAGAAACTCTTTGTCCTGCAAGTCCTGTTTATATTCCAAAATCCATGAAATTACTGAAAAAAGAATTAACAATCCTGTACATATTCTATACCAATGTCACACGGTCTAAATAATATTGAAATACATGAACAATAaatccaaaattaaaatatttctgaacAATGCTCCAAAATTCAGTTGGAAGGCAATAATTCCCAAATGTTCCTACAAAACTGGAAGCATGAAATCATCCAGAAATATCTTGGAATGCTGAAACAGAGTTCCTTTCACTGGAACAGAGATCAATCCCAGCTCCTGAATGATAGTGGACTATTTATAGGCTGCATGTATTGCACAAGTGGCATCCTATTACTGTGCCTTGTGAGAATTCAGTGAGCGACCCATTCACTAATGTCTGGAGCAGTCATGTTTAGGTGCTTAATTCTAAAAACCTGTGGCCATGGAAGTGAGCCAAACACCTGAACTCAATGATTTGAAGAGCTGAGCAAATACTTTTGGCAATACTGTATAGTTTAATATTTGCTTTatcattttataaaacattgTCCCACTGCTGTTAAGATTAATTTAGcataacatgaaataaaaagtgtCCAATCCACACTTTGTGTGCTTTGGACATATCCAGTCATTAAAGTGGAATAAAGCTCATTCTGCCACCATTAGTCCTGATGGGGGCGAAACCAAAACGATAAACTACTGTtagaaaatataacaaaatcaaatcaattttctgaaattttatttGCTAGGTTTGTTATTCCTGTCTGACAGTAAACAGAAAACATCAGTTCTTACAACGTGTGATTAATTGAGGAGACAGACTAATCGCCAATGAAGTCACCTGAAAATGAGGCAAAATTCAGCTTCTTGCATTGTGATGAGAGAATTGACAACGGCATCCCACACTGAGCAAAATCATTTAATCATAATTCttagaaaaacatttccaggGAGTTCAAAATGAAGCCTTTTCACTGGGAACATACAGTGGCTGCAACCATTTCAAAGATATTTTAGaaaccatgaaaaacaaaagagccAGCGTGCAGAGTTCCCTCCCATCGCGACAGAAGCCAAACATAGAGCTGCAGATGCTCAGTGTCTGTGAAGATGTTTATTACTTCAGCACCCAAGATTAAAAAGGTAGGAAGTATCTGTTAGCAGAAATCTGGCCATGCACTGGCATTACGGCTTCTGAACGCCATCGGTAGCAGTTATAATTTACTTAAGTCGAGCATTAAAGTAGTGAGGCTCCAGGCTGGAGCTTCAAAAATGAAAGTATATGAGTGGTTTCCACATTCGCTTCCTCATCAACACTGTAGGTGCGGTTCGACTCAGTGGCAGCTTAAATAAAAGTCTAACTGATTGACAGTCGTCTTTTCATATTGTGTAAAATGAGTCCATAGGCTACCCGAGAAAAAATACGCCAAACAGAAACCCGTTGACTTGCTTACAACATCTTTCCTGTAGTTGATGGTGGAAAAGTATCAGTGATCCTCGCAAGCTGTgagtggtgcattgtgggtaatacAGTAGCATTTGGCATCCCTCAAAGCTGCTCTGAGACAACCAGGTGTTGAGGAGGCTCTGTTCCGTCATTTCTCTGAAGGAGGACTTactagcagtgtgtgtgtatgtgtgtgtatgtgtgtgtatgtgtgtgtgtgtttgttttctgaggGGTGGTGTCAGTAGTCGTCTCCGCGGCTCACTACCTCCTTGCAGGTGGGCCTGAGCAGGATGGTGTGCTCGAACTGAGCCGTGTAGCAGCCCTTGGTGTCGCAGAGGGGGGGGTAGGGGTCCACGATACCCAGGTCACACAGGTTCTTCAAGGCCATCAGGTATTTACTCTCCCCCAGACGGTCTAGCCAGCGCCGGCAGAACGCCAGCGTGCCGAAGTTCTCATTGATGACGTTCAGCAGGTGCTTCGCTCTGGGCAGCCTGGGGAGGAAACGTTACGTCACAACAGAAATGATCTACAGGGGTTGCATCAGATGTATAACTTAGTGCGCAGGAATACATCGAGCAAACAAATGGAGTCTTACCTGATGGGGACGTGGCCAACGTCAAAGTTTTTCATGTAGTGTGAGCATTCCATGTCGTCGTGAACCACACCTTTACCGGTGCTGCCGAACGTCTCAATGGCGTAAACCTCTCCTTCCTGCAAACACAGTCGGTCGCCGGACCACGACTGAGTGTGAAACGCACTTCGAGAAAGTGTGTAATATCGAGGCCTTGAGAAGCGTTACTTTATTCTCTGACAGAAAGTGATGAAGATGCAAAGATCTGAGCCGtaacatttcatatttatgaCATGGGTCATGATGAACTCACCTCCATTTTTGTCGCTTCTCCTCCTTTAACGATGGGCACAGTCTTGCCTGCATGAATTCTGTATTGACCGATCGAATGACCGTTCAAGTTTCGGATTGGCTTTACTGGAGCAGaagaaaacaaggcagtcagacacggcgacatccctgaattcaacattttagcctgacctacacatttttgtgcctcttgcttcctgaaaatgtcgctttttgttttgtgattaaatcttatccggttcccgaaatatgtgcaaaaaaattgcaaaaattgatttttgaccttgacctagttttctcaaggtcaaggttatcatctcattttcatcccctttgcccccctccccgagtaatgtgctttttcttttatctttctatcttcaacggttgtgaagatatttggtggacagacggacgaacacacaaacactgacaattacaatacatcactgcttagCGGGATGTAATGtttcagaaattaaaatgacCCCCTATAATTAGGAAAAAAATGGAGCTCTGCATGCCAGAACTAACACCATGAAGGAAAAGCGGTTTAAATACTTCATGTATTCCTTGTACTGCAAATTAACATCTGAGATACTGTACAGTCAAATTTTGCAGCATCAATAATTCAACAAAATACCTCTGGTTTTTGGaatgttaaagcactttgacaTTCAATAACTGTAACCaaagcatcagcatcagcgAATCTCAGCAGTCAGGAGGATCTACCTTGGTACGTCTTGCCATCGAGCTCAACCTCGTAGGACTCCATCACTTCTTGGATCGCCTCTCCAACATCACAAAGACGCACATCTATACCGGCattctgagagaaaaaaaaaggaaatcattaACTCCAGATAAAACACATCAGAGCGagagggaggggtgtgtgtgtgtgtgtggcagtcaTACTTTGATCCCGGTGTTGGTGGCGTCTCTCACAGCCTCCAGCAGTTTGTCATACTTTGGATTAAACGTGACAGTGAAGGCACAGTCAATAATTCGCCCTGTAAAGCAGAACATTTTTAAGTTAACGTACACGTCTGCATTAAATCTAAAACACTTCAGTACGACTGATGGTCCATCACTGCTAAGCCTACGGAGTTTTACttcatacagaaaataatgtgaaTCCTTTAGCAACACGGAGTGGACCTCTGACTATCCATTATGGACACAAAGTGGGTCTTAAATGCATCGCTTTTAAACAAAACTACAAATGTTGCTGAACCGTGGGTTACCGTTGATGTGCGTGCCAAAGTCTATCTTGCAGACGTCATCGTACTGCAAGACGGTGGTGTCCCCGGCGTTGGGAGTGTAGTGGGCAGCGCAATGGTTGAGGGAGCAGCCGGTGGGGAAGGCCAGGCCGGCGTTCAGCTTGTTCTCATTGATCAGCTTACGAGAACAGTCCTCCAACCGCTCACTGGGGGAGGAGTGAAGATTAAGGTTAAAGTGGATAGTTAGCTAAAAACAAACTTAGCTTAAATGTTTACATTCCAGTATGTGGAATTAGCCATTAGCAACAGTCGTCAAACTGTCAATATGTGTTTAAACACTTTTACCTGGAGGATAATGACAATGAAAAAACAGGATTCTAAGTGAAGTTTGGATCCCGTAGTAAGAATAATTTTCTACCAGTCCTATTTCCATTTCCTAAAGGTTGAGACATTTTTTCAGTCCCTGTTCTCTTCACCTGAACCACATAAGCATGAACAGGATAATACTGATGGGGGTGACAGCAGCAGCAATATAGACAGCCTCACCAGATTTCAATCATGGTCATGCCGGGTTTCATGAAGCTGCGGACGTGCCGGCGGACCTGTCTGTGGGCCTCCGCCGCCTGTCTGAAGTCGTTCCACACTTCCTCGTTGGCTTTATCCAGCACCCGCTTCTCCTCGTGGGTCGTACGCCATGCAGCGCTGCGACTGGGAAAAGAACACGCAAACATCTGTTCAGTCAGTAGGAACACCTTTAGGGTTAAACGTGAACAAGTTAAACAGGATACTCTTGACAAATAGCTTCAGACTTCTCAGGTCATGCAAATAATGACGTACATCAGTCAGGTGTTATAGCGCTTgtaaacaaaagacagaaagaaaaaaagagggttAAGAGTCAAACAATACAAGAGCAAACAGAACGTATGTAGAGGAAGAAGAATGAAATGGATAAGTAAGAGTTAGGACTTGACACCGATCCTTAAACGTATGAAAGTACCAGTGATCTGTGGACAACAACCTGTGATCAGGAATCTGGTCTCCTGATATTTATAAAGATCTGATTGAGaatcagagaaacaaaaaaaaagtatacaaAAGCCTTGACTGCTTGATAACAAAGCAAAAGACATTTGTGGGTGAAATCAAAGTCACAGAAACACCAGCAGATATTCTAGCTTTATGTAAACAGGTTTGAACCAATATTTCATGACATCTTGTCGTCTGCTTACCCATCTTGTGAGGGAGGGTATTCACACTCTTGTCCAACAGGGAACGCTCCATTAGGGTATAACTCAGAGATGGGCACAGACGGTGGATCACTTTGAGATTTGGCTGGAAGAACAAAGAGGCATTAAAGGGCATTAAAAGTCA encodes:
- the usp44 gene encoding ubiquitin carboxyl-terminal hydrolase 44, producing the protein MDRCKHVGRLRLAPDHSILNPQKWHCMDCNTSESIWACLGCAHVACGRYIEEHAVQHFQQQGHPLAIEVNELYVFCYLCDDYVLNDNATGDLKLLRSTLSAIKSQRYEVTTRSGRTLRSASAVLETVMPSGARELQLRDEDRMFTALWHRRRALMGRVFRIWFGLTECGKKREEAERKKEEEEEQKKEARERRRTLKRQQQEELVSAPLRKSRRLRRKSQRVADASAAKPAQRASKRTRTPVTSSLTRRSRTRSPATVALKKVRRTKKAQKTPKSPRKRSLTTKSTPKRPSATSCSARTPVRRKQSTKQEGSPFKRRPTVTPGVTGLRNLGNTCYMNSILQVLSHLHVFRECFLRLDLTQALELLASAVHGQLTGKASSQFSMTQRKGFQTSSGSGAGLSGGASRGRSMELIQPKEPSSKHISLCHELHTLFQVMWSGKWALVSPFAMLHSVWQLIPAFRGYAQQDAQEFLCELLDKVQHELESTGKHTTTAKVPQKRLIKQVLSVVNTIFHGQLLSQVTCLACNHRSNTVEPFWDLSLEFPERYHSNRESTAQASCHLTEMLAKFTETEALEGNIYACDHCNSARRRTTSKSVLLTEARKQLMVHKLPQVLRLHLKRFRWSGRNHREKIGVHVRFDQLLNMEPYCCREPTPKVVSCSSSSSTSSTALPRPKHFLYNLSAVVMHHGKGFGSGHYTSYCYNTEGGFWVHCNDSKLNVCSVEEVCRAQAYILFYTQRVTQDKDRLL
- the LOC137589029 gene encoding methionine aminopeptidase 2-like encodes the protein MADVVVEQLADQKPVLNGEMEDREEVDIVEDAAKKKKRKKKKNKTATTGPDAEADGVVEVTKQLEKQAIEDKEKEEDGEEDGDDGENAAGKKKKKKKKKKGPKSQSDPPSVPISELYPNGAFPVGQECEYPPSQDGRSAAWRTTHEEKRVLDKANEEVWNDFRQAAEAHRQVRRHVRSFMKPGMTMIEICERLEDCSRKLINENKLNAGLAFPTGCSLNHCAAHYTPNAGDTTVLQYDDVCKIDFGTHINGRIIDCAFTVTFNPKYDKLLEAVRDATNTGIKNAGIDVRLCDVGEAIQEVMESYEVELDGKTYQVKPIRNLNGHSIGQYRIHAGKTVPIVKGGEATKMEEGEVYAIETFGSTGKGVVHDDMECSHYMKNFDVGHVPIRLPRAKHLLNVINENFGTLAFCRRWLDRLGESKYLMALKNLCDLGIVDPYPPLCDTKGCYTAQFEHTILLRPTCKEVVSRGDDY